A segment of the Zingiber officinale cultivar Zhangliang chromosome 8B, Zo_v1.1, whole genome shotgun sequence genome:
ttgataattttttgaaatattatagAACCAGGATGTTCCAACCGGTCATACCAAAGTATAAAATCATTTGAATCAATAAACTTCAGGTTTACTATTGCATTTGTTTCTACTGCATATATTATTGTGTAATGCAAACCAGATAAGAAAGCAGGTAATCTTTCATATACATATTTCTTACCCAACACTAATTTTGTAATATAGAGATATTCAATATTCTCATTATGTGTCTCAATGTGATATCCATTTTGGCAAATATCTTTAAAACTTAGAAGAGAACAATGCATTTTCAATAACAAATTTTGTTCCTCCAAATAATGATATATTAGCTCTTCTGGAACCTTCAATAATATTTGTACTACCAGATATTGTATTAACATTACTTTCACTCATttctaaataagaaaaatattttttctttctaaataTAGAATATATCGTTGCACTATCAATAAGACATAAATCTCCATTATTGAATCCAAAAGTCATGATATTATTcattaaaataaaagaaatacatAATGAGAAACAACTAAAAGATTACTAAAGAAACACAATAGCAAATgaactaatttaatttaaaatatttaatcaatttaGACGTTTCCATAGATATTTTCATTTCCAATTGAATTGTTTATCCCTCTATCAGGTCTACAAAGAAATCATAAATATTCAAATGTGTTGTCATAGAATGACCAACAATTATGTTATTGTCTTGAAAAACAACATTTTTCTTTATATCTTTTGCTTTGCCCTTCAAAGAAGCTAGGTAGAGATCAGTAAAGTATTTTGGAGTATGACAAGTACGTGACCAATGTTCTTTCATGCCACATCTATAACatgaattttttgatttattttcatCATTATCTTGTCCACTTTAAACTCTTTTACCATTATCATTTGTCCACTTTTGGTGGACATTATTATTAACCCACTTCTGGTGAgttgttgtgtttcttttattataaccatcatgatttttttaaaatcgaTCATTTCCGTATCTACGATCACAACCACGACCATGATGAAATTTTTGACTGTGTTGTCGTTTATCATTTTTACCAATTATCTCATTCACTTCAGAGAATGGACTAGCACCAGTTGGACGGGTCTCatgattttttatcaaaaactTGTTATTTTACTCGGCCACAAGAAGACATGTGATCAACTCAAAATATTTCTTGAAACCTTTCTCTCTATATTACTGCTATAGAAGCATGTTAGATGAATGAAAGGTAGAATATATCTTTTCCAACATATCTTCATCAGTAATTTTTCAccacataattttaattttgagctaattctaaacataACTTAATTATAttcacttatttaaaatcttGTAAACGTAAATGAATCAATTCATAACAAGCATTTAGAAGAATTACGGTTTTATAATGGCTATATCTTTCCTTCAAATTATTTCATAGCTCAAGTGAATATTTGATCgtcaaatattcaattttcaatCCTTCATGAAGATGGTGGCAAATGAATATCATTGTTTTTGTAtgattttgtaaaaattctttattTCTATCTTTTATGGTGTCTCCAAGACCCATAGCATCTAAATGAATCTCCGCATCTAAAATCCATGATAGATAATCTTTTCCTGAAATATCAAGAGccacaaattctaactttgaaagaaTGGATATAGTGAGAATCtattacaaagaaaactaaatcattaataataattatcatgcattatatatatttattaataaatgatAAAACATGATATAATCAAAAGATGATTTTGTAATACTTAATGGTAGAATattgtaatatttttcaaacattgcaaGTCATGTAAATATGTAACTAACTAATAGTTAATCGGACAATAGTTAACAAATCATGAAAGGAATTATAAATTTAACTTCTTGGCATGTATATATAAACATATCAATACATTTTTATTACCTATAGCTGGATTAAAAAAATAGAAGTATCATGCTAATAATgtattataaaattatataaacaaTTGCATatgaaaagaaaatattattaacaTTTTCACTTTCTACACATTGAAATGAATATATACATACATATTTATAGGTATATAATCATCTTGAAACTCCTCATGAATTTACATAACTTAGGAGGTTCTTTATAGATGATGAATTATGGAGATGAGAAAGTTTATGAAGTGTTGGGGTTATGGGGATCCATGTATATTATTTTACtacaagtttattttattttattatgtgtTTTTATGTCATTTTTATTGGATAAAAATCAAAAACCTTCActgtcatttttttttatcaaaaggcaccttaatttttaaaaatatcaaaataatatctcATTCTATCTTACAAATAATTTATTCCAATTCTGttatattaattttttcaaaattgttaTAAGATGTAACAGTAGATTCAAGACTACTATAAAATATAAcagttttcttttaaattataagTAATTTGACTAACATTATTTGTAACATTTCAACCAAAATTGTTACATCTTGtaacactttttaaaaaataccGTGACACATTTTAacagttttaaataaatttattaaattagtaTTGATttgtatttaattaagtttgagcaattttttatttaattaaaaaatattttttaatataaaagtgATATAagtgtaataattttaattaagtatgAGTAAAATAAATATAAAGGATGATGATAAGATaacaatattttgaaataaaataaatattttatttcttttaatactgAGGCACTATTTTAATTGTAATATATAAAGGAttcactttttaaaaaattacctaCTATTTATATTAAATGTTTGTTTGTTAATTATGTTGATGCAATCTATCTTCGATCAAGGTTGACTACGCTGAAATTGATTCgagttaagttttgatgtttgatttggATATTTTATCAATATATTAAGGTTTACCGGATACTTAATATAATAAGCATGGTTGAGTAAATAAGGTGTTCGTGAGTGATGGGTCAAGTATGTtaagttgattggatacttgataaGAAGAGTAAAGTCCAAGTAAATCAAGATTGGTCGGACATGTATGACTTGGAGATGACAAAAGTTTAAGTAAATCACTATTGACTAAACACTTGGCttgtgaaaggaaaatttaaatagatTATGATTGGCAAGACATTTGATTGGAAGTTCAAAGAGTTGGTAAGAGGAAAATTCCAAGTGTATCATGGAGAATCAGACACTTGACAATGAAAAAGGTCCTATAAGGAGTTGGAAAGACGTGAAGTCTAAGTGAATCATGAAGGATCAGACATTTGACATATGACAGGTCAAGAGTGACAATGAAGAAATCTCAAtatgtcaaggttgatcgaatgttaaataataaaaaatcttAGTAGGTGAAGTCAATCAGATACTAAAGGAGGCaagaatttaataattaaaagactAAAATAGAGATAGCAATTGATTGTTATACAATAGCAATAGCAATTCATTGTTAATCCTATACCCTGAATTCAGGGTTTAAGGTAAGAAAGAAGGCTTGCAACTCAATTGGTTGGTTGAACTGTTCAGTTAATTGATGGCTACTAATTGATTGCTTAGTTCCAGCAAATGACGATTGATCGTACTGTAGCAACAATCTTGGAATTGATTGACCGGTTCGACTGCTTATTGGCAAATAATTGGTAACTCCTAACAATCGATTGCTAGGATAAAAATAGTTATTTACAAGTGTAAACGACAACAGAATCTTTGATTACCAAGCGGAAATCAATCCAAATGCAATCCTATAAGTTGCTGATTCTAGAGTTGAGGGCTTAGCCATGCCTGGCATGGCAGGGTTCAAGCTACTTGTGGTACAACAAGTTCAGTTTTTTATTTATCTCATTTACTGTTTGTTGGTGAACGTATATCTCCAAATAAAATTCAATGTTTCATAAAGGAAtgtccaaaaataaaataaaaataagaaagtataatgagagaaatATATGAGAAGCTGACTTTCCAGATGATCTAGGAGTTTTTTCAATACTGCTAGTAAGAATTATCGTTTTGAAGGGAACTTCTCCACTAGTTGCTAAAGTTTTTTTTCACTCTGTAACAAAGCTACCACAAGTTAAATAATATTTTGAGGCCTATAGATTTCTTGTTTGCTCTAATCCACCACCATTCTTAACACTACTTTGGAAGAACGCACAAAATATCCAATCTGAATTCTTGAGCAAGAACATCTACGGGGGTGTTATCTTGAGGGAGTAAAGATCTTGGAGTGTGGCGATACAGTAGCTTCTTGCACAAACTTCTTCGGATTGTTAGGATCGCGCGCCCCCCGGATCTCGCTCATGTTAGGGGTCTCCACAAACAGCATGGTGAATTCACCAACCTTCTCAGCTTTGCCTCTCTTGCCAGCCCTGAGCACCAGATTGTTCTTGTGGTAAGAGAATATTCCATCAGCGAGGTGAATGATGTTGCCGGGCTCAAAGGTCTTGCACTCACTTCCCCACATCTGGAAGTGAACTGATGCAGTCGCGTCAGCTACTAGTGCTAGGCAAGTCATCTCTTTCCCATCCTGAGCAATGCTTCCTTTCTCCAGCAGTATAAATTGTGTGTTGACAGTGTTGGTTGCTGCAGGAACAATGTCCTTCAATTGTATTGCCCTTCTCATGTGTATGTAATAATCTGCAAGGGACCAAAAACATTGACCAGTGCATGATCACCTAAGATACAAATTACAGGGGTTTTTTAATGAACAATTTAGAACGCATAAAACTTTTCATATAATGTGATTTGCTCGAGAGTCTAACTAGTTTTTTTAGAAATTTCATTGAACTAGCAGGATGCCATTAAAACATGAATTACAGATGATCTGGAAGTTACCGTGTGTAAACAAGTGTATAAGGTAAGGTATAAAATACAAACACATATAAAGGACAATTTGCGATAATAATGCTTATAAAAGTTGATCAGAGGATGTTCCAGACAATATATGCACTGTACTGTTCAGGACAACCAAAAGAAATAGGATGGAACAATCAAACTATGATTTAGCAGATGGTTATTCATGTAAATTTAGTACCACGAAAGCTAAGGTTATTATTAGACAAAATGTAGTAGAAATTCATGTTCATGAAAATTACTAATGCTACTTCCCAAACTGGATGTTTTTGTCAAACTTATGATGCTTAGATCAGACATTTCATGAAAATATGCATCTACGAATAATCTAGATGACAAGTTAACAACAGTTAGTACTAAAAAAAGAAATCTTTTATTTGAACTTTGATATCAAAGGCATGTTTCAAATCCTTTATTCTATGGCATAGCCTCATTGAATTCAGCACTGATACAAGAGTAAATATAGTCTAAATTATGATGCCActgaaattattgaaggaaagAACTGACTCTTTCAGACATTTAACTAAAAAGCACAACAAATGTGATACCGCATGACATAGTACAGAGTGTGAGTCTCCTTCAATCTCTAATCACCTGCAAATCGATACAAGTATTATGGAAATGTCGTAATTTGTAGCAAAAAAATCGGAAACATCTACTCATACAAACAAACTAAATAAcaatctttttaatattttacaaGGATATCGAATCTCATAAGAATTCTAAAGACTTAACCAAGAAAGAGTAATTAATCTACCGTCAAAAACAAATCTTTCGCAAAGAAAACAAAGGTAAATCCTACCCCACTCCTCTTCTTCGACCTCTGCTGCAGAACAATTCAAAGAAGGATCCACAGGTCGCAAACGAACATCGATTTCAACGGTCGATAGGGCACGAGAGCCCGCGCCTTCTCAATTCAATAACAAGAACAAGGGTCAGTAAGCGAAGATAGAAGATGAAAtccaagaaggaaaaaaaaacaaaaaataacgaAAGCAGCCCGAGAAAACAAAATGCAAAACCTTCAGAGTGGAGACGACGGAGCGCTCGAGGATTGGGGCTACTCCAACAAAAGTGAAAAGCCCAGCTGGTATTTATTAAAAGGATGAAAAAAAGTTTCCAAACTTGTCTGGTTATTGGGTTCGGATTCATCTATTCCCAATAAATGAAATACGGATCAAAATTGGACTTG
Coding sequences within it:
- the LOC122017876 gene encoding SOSS complex subunit B homolog, with the protein product MSCDYYIHMRRAIQLKDIVPAATNTVNTQFILLEKGSIAQDGKEMTCLALVADATASVHFQMWGSECKTFEPGNIIHLADGIFSYHKNNLVLRAGKRGKAEKVGEFTMLFVETPNMSEIRGARDPNNPKKFVQEATVSPHSKIFTPSR